A genomic window from Dermacentor silvarum isolate Dsil-2018 chromosome 9, BIME_Dsil_1.4, whole genome shotgun sequence includes:
- the LOC119464853 gene encoding uncharacterized protein LOC119464853: protein MFILCGSTMYVSATCFCEVLVQYVKAQVTAFEECQATWASRMALRDAAAKIEAVRVNVCKIRALKNAVNDVWGPAIVTSSACLVGMLCTTLYRSFYIRVVHEDAWLRFTYTVYSALCFVDMVLVSSDLGSEVENLKEATKPMSLLDATDAYSLQVSYLHDIIEPDSMCLSAGRFFRIDRTLLVTMAGSIITFTVILVQTSDDIMHAI, encoded by the exons ATGTTCATACTCTGCGGGTCAACCATGTACGTGTCCGCGACCTGTTTCTGCGAAGTCCTGGTACAATACGTGAAGGCTCAGGTCACCGCCTTCGAGGAGTGCCAGGCGACCTGGGCGTCCCGCATGGCGCTTCGGGATGCGGCAGCCAAGATCGAGGCAGTGCGCGTCAACGTCTGCAAGATAAGGGCCCTCAAGAACGCCGTCAACGATGTCTGGGGTCCGGCAATCGTAACCTCATCGGCCTGTCTTGTGGGCATGTTGTGCACCACTTTGTACAGGTCATTTTACATCAGGGTGGTTCACGAGGATGCCTGGTTGCGATTCACGTACACTGTTTACAGCGCCCTCTGCTTTGTCGACATGGTGCTCGTCAGTAGTGACCTAGGAAGCGAG GTCGAGAACTTGAAGGAAGCCACCAAACCTATGAGCTTGCTTGATGCAACGGATGCTTACTCGCTGCAG GTGAGCTACCTGCACGACATAATTGAGCCCGACAGCATGTGCCTATCGGCGGGACGTTTCTTCCGAATCGACCGGACGCTACTTGTTACG ATGGCCGGTTCCATCATCACGTTCACGGTAATCCTGGTGCAGACGAGCGACGATATTATGCACGCAATATGA